CGCCGAAATCATAGAGAAGCTGAGCTGTCTCAGCACTGCTCTCCGCTGATAGTGCGCCTACCCGCAGACAGGTTGCCATCAGCAGCGCGGTTTTGTTACGGGACTTCTCCAGATATTGCTCCAGCGTAAGATTATAATCGAAGGCATGCTCTAACTGCTGGTATTCCCCAAGACATAACTGGGCCGTGGCGACAGAGGATAGATCGTGAACATAACGGTCCTTATCCCCGGTGTACTTGCTGAGCAATTCAATAATGCGGGCAGACATATAATTACCGATATGAACAGCGGATAGAATACCGGTCTTGATATGCAGCGCAGGCTCGCCCCGCCGCAGCTCGGCGTTATCAATAATATCGTCATGAATCAATGAGGCCACATGGATAAATTCAGCCGCAGCGGATAATTGCAGGGTTCGCCGTCCTTCAGGTCTCAGACCAAACCGGCTGCCGACAATGACCATCAGCGGACGGAGGCGTTTCCCGCCGGAGCCGGTCAGTTCGAGAATGCTCTGCGCCAGCTGAGACTTTTTGGGAACATCCTTATCATGGGTCACCAGATTCTTAATTTCACGGTTAATTTCATTCAGATCAATATTCAAGGCTTCATGCAGCTTCATCGTTCGTGTTCCCACCTGTCAAATGGCTTTGCTGGTACGGCTTCGTTGTCTGCGCTCCTGAATGAGGAAATCACCCAGCTCCCGGGCCGGATTGTGTTCCGTGAACTCTCCATTTGAACGTTCGATCTGCATTTTTTTGATGGAAGGGGCCATATAGGCCACCAGATCCAGCTCCCGGCATTTCACTGCAAACTGCAGGTAGAAGCTGTACAAGTAATCTCCATCCAAAATGTTGCGGGTCAGGTCAGGATGATGTGGGACACATTCCTTATGGCGCTGTGCAGCCACGGTAAGAATGGTATAAATGCCTAGCAAATGGATTTTGCGGTCATGTTCCAGATCATGGCGTTCCAGTACCGAGAGCATATGCTCGCATTCTGCCGGAGAGAGAGACAACTGAATTCCGGCGATCTTCGACATTTCAGCCTGAAGCAGCCGGAATGTATCTTGGGTGATTTTTTGGTTCACAAGCTTCTCTCCTTCTTGTCGGTTTTGCTGGATGGAACCAAATCCCTGATTATCCCTACAAAACCATTTTGTTGAAGATGCACACATAATTGTACTTTCACCTTGTTAAACAAGGAGAGTAATGTGTCCTAGGGACACATTACTCTTAAGAATATCCTATTCAGCTTGCAGCAGCGCAGCCTGTGCATACGCCGCTGTTATAAATGAATGTAGTTCTTAACTACCGGTTACCCGGTTCATCAGTCGGTATACAGATACCAGCGCCGGACGAGAGGAATCCTCTTCCACTGCTTCTTGAGCCAAGGAAGAACATAGTAATCCAGGCCGAACACGCTGCCGGAACCGCCGATGCAGGCAATCGCTGCGCCAACATACCAGAGCATTTCTGTTGCTGCCATCTTGGTGGTCCAGATCATAACCGCCATACCTATCGTGGCCAGAGCAGAGATAGCTGTGAACAGACCAACGATCAGCATTACACCGAACACGATTTCGGCACATACCATACCGATTTGGAACCATTTGGCCAAGAAGGTGTAAGAACCGTCCGGGTTATAGAACATAAGATCCATGAACCAGTTAGAGATATCATAGATGAAGCCTGGAACCGGAAGAGCCGATACAGCTTCTTTGGCAGTGGATACTGCGGAAGCGGCAGATTGGGCATCTACGGTAGTTTTGACTGCATCAACAGCTACACTGGCAGCTGAAGTGGCGTCGGCATAAGGAGCAGCAGGAATCAGGAAAATCTTATTCGGATCAACCCAGATTTTGCGGATCTTCTCTATACCTTCATATAACCACATTCCCCCGAGGAGCATACGGAGCGGAACGAGCCAGAAGTTCGGCGAACGCTTGGAGAAGTAGCCGCCGACGAAGCTCTTGCGGTTCTCAACATGGAAGAACTCGTGCATCATGTAAGTCCAGACCTTGTTGAAACCCACAACCTGGGACAGATAGAACATATTGATGAAATGTTTGGACAACATAGCCATGAAGCCGGTCAGCATGAAGAACTTGCCCGGAAGACCCACGTTCGCTACACCGTAGCGGCTGCCGATCGAAACCATGGTGCCATGGAAGCCTGGTTTGTATGCTTTTTTAGGCGTACCCTTGATATCGGCAGTGATGTTGCCTGCGATAACCGGAGCTGCTTGTTCAGCATTCTCAACCATTTGTGGAACTGGACGTTCTTCGCCTTCAGGGATGAAGAAGATGTTATCCCCTACAACGTATACGTTCTTATGGTCAACACTCTCGAGGTGTTCATTCGTAACAATACGTTTGCGGCCTTGCTGTTGAACATCAAGGTTGCCGACGATTTCGGAGCCTTCAACACCGGCTGTCCAGACGATTGTCTGTGCATCCACGATGTTCTTCTCGCCGAGGGCAACAGAGCCTGTGCCAACTTCGGTGATTTTGGCGCCGGTAACAATTTCTACCTTCAGCTTGCGCAGACGGGCTTCGGCTTTCTGAATCAGCTTCTCCGGCAGGATAGGCAGAATCTTCGGAGCCATATCAGCCACGACCAATCTAACTTCGGATGGATCAATGAAGAATTCCTTACAGAGCTCCTCGCGCTGCTCGGCCATTTCACCTACAAGCTCAACGCCGGTAAAGCCGGCACCGATGATTACGAAGGTCAGCATTGCGCGGCGGGTAGCCGGGTTCTTTTCCTTCGCAGCTTTGGTGTACATGTCGCGGATCTGACGCTTCAAGACAACTGCATCATCGTAGGACCAGAAGGAGAAGGTGTTCTCTTCTGCTCCAGGGATTCCGAAGAAGGTTGGCTTGCTTCCTGTGCCGATAACCAGATAATCATAAGCATAGGTGGCTTTGTCGGACTTCAGCTTCTTGTTCTTGAAATCAATGTTGCTGATTTCATCCAGAACAACATCTACCTTCAGGCCGGCAAAGATTTTCTTCAAGTCAATTTTGATCGAATCCTCAGGTGCGCGATTCGCAGAAACCTCATGCAGCTCAGTCAAAAGAGTGTGGTATGGATTTCGGTCGATCAGTTTGATTTCTACATCTTTGTCGTTTTTAAATTTCTTTGCCAGTTTCTTAGCCGTGAGTACGCCGCCGTAGCCGCCGCCCAAAATGACTATTTTCTTCAAGAGAAACTCACCTCATTCATCTGATTAGCTGCAAAAGGGTAGCGAATAGTTATTTCGCGCCTTCAAGTGCTTTTTGTGCAAGTGTGAAATATTCACCAACGTGGATGGATACGCCGGAAATTGCGTCTGTTTTACCTTCAGCATCCAGGGCAGGAGCTGTGCCTTTGTTCTCAAGGTAGTATTTCTCGGCAAGGGCGATTTCTTCATGCCATTCAGCAGCAGCGCCGCCGGCTTTCATGCCGTATTTGCCGTCTACAGAATATTGTTTCTTATCGTCGCCTGCAGCATTCACACCGCTGAAATTAACAGCTACAACGTTGCCGTTAGCAACAGACAGAGCAACAGTGGACTTCCAGCCGGATTTAGCATCCATTTCGCCTTCAGCAGTATATCCGCCATCTTTGTATGGGCCTGCTTGTGCAGGGCCGGCAGCAAGTGCAGCCTGAGCCGCGCCAACGAAATCACTAACGTGTACGGATACACCGGAGATTGCATCTGTTTTGCCTTCAGCATTTACAGTGAGAGCAGCAGGATCTTGTTTTTCAATCAGGTAGGCTTCAGTAAGAGCAGCCTGTTCATGCCATTCGGACTTCGCACCGCCGATTTTAACCAGACCATAGTTGCCATCTTCGGATACTTTTTTCTTCAAGTCGCCCGCTTTTTTAACATTGAAAGCATTCCAGTCAGCTTTGGTGATTTTGCCGCCTTCTACAGTCAGTTGTGTGAAGGTCTGCCAGCCAGTCTCTGGATCGGCATCCACTGTACCGTAGTAGGTTCCGTCCTGGTACTTGCCTGTTTCGGCTGCAGGTGCAGTAGTTGCTTCAGTTGCGGCAGTAGCAGTTGCTACAGGTGCTGTTGTTGCAGCAGCGTTCTCTGCTTTGTTGCTGTTGCCACAACCTGCGAGTAAAGTACCCAATACCAGAGCGCTCGACAAGATTACAGAAGCTTTTTTCATTTTGATATGACCTCCAAGAAAATAGTTTAAAATATATATATTAAAATGTAAAACATTTTAATAGCGGTGGAAGTGATAAAAATCACTTTATAAATGATAAATGTCACGTTCAACTCGGACTTAAGTCCCTTTTTGTAGCAGGCATACGACATATATCGGCAGGTAATAAGAAAAAATTTAATCATATCGTTTCTTGTTCGATGGCATTTTAGCACAAGCTGTAGAACTATCATGTGAAAATAATCACTTAAATCATAAATAAATTTACTTCTGAAGTATATCAAATTTTAAGATATTTGAATAGCTTTTTTAAAAGACTTTTATGTGACAAAAGTTGAGTATTTCTGCAAGGTTTCATCCCGGAGGAAGAGAAGCCCCGGCACAGCTCGGAGATTCAGTGAAAAGTCATAGGGGTAATAGTTCACAAGCAATTATAAGCTTTCGCCAGACATTAAATAGACAACTAAGGAGATGAGCTTGTAGTGGATAACAATGTGATCAAAGGCAAATGGCTACAGATTAAAGGTGAAGCAAAGAAACAATGGGGCAAGCTGACAGATGACGATCTGGATATCATCGACGGTGAAAAAGACAAGCTGTTAGGCAAGCTGCAGGAGCGTTACGGCCATTCCAAGGATGAAGCCGAAGCGGAGTACCATAAATGGGAGTCCTCCCACCGCAGCTAATCAGCAGTTAACGATAAGAAGGGCACTAGAAGAGCGCAAATCGTATCTGATTTGCGCTTTTTTGCCGTCTCCCGGACATGTCGAAGCCTTCACTCTCATACATATACATATGCAATAGCCCTCACGCTTCATGTTTTTCATTCCTCCAGTATGATACTATAAATATTATTGTGAACTTATTTTCGCTGCAGGAGTGAAGCCATGGAATATGTCAAAATCTTTTTTGTGAATACAGCTTTACTAATCACTCTGTCGTATCTGGCGAATCTAATATACAAGTACACTGTAACCCACGCATCCGAGCCTGTAAAAAGAGTAAGCTGGGTGCTGCTCGCGGTCTTCGCAGGGTGGATCAGCACCTTTTTCGGCTACAGACTGCATGAGCATGTCATTTTTGACCTGCGGTATGTACCGCTGATCATTTCTACACTGGCTTACCCCCAGCCCTTGGTCCTGATTATCATCGGAATCGCAACCGGGCTTACGCGCCTGACCTTTGGAGTGAACGAGGCAGCGCTGGTAGGCGTGCTGAATCTGACTATCCTGGGCTTTGTCTGTGCCGCTCTAAGCGTATGGATGAAGCGTTCGTCTTCGTCGGTGATTTATAAGGGGATTGCTACTATTCTGGTAGTCAATGTAGTGAATGTGCTGAATATTGCCGTATTTGGGGTCATTCCCACACATGATTACATAACGAAGATTCTGCCGGTTACCTTTCCCGCAGGCCTTGTCCTCAGTGCTCTGTTCGCGCTGATTATCCGCGATTTCCATCTGGACCTGATGCGTACCGGACAGATCATTAGAGCGAATAAGCTGTTGTCCGAGCAGACGGAGGAGCTGCATAAGAATAAAATTGTGCTCGAGGAAAGAGCCAAGCAGCTCATGCTCGCCTCACAGTTCAAATCAGAATTCCTGGCGAATATGTCCCATGAATTAAGAACCCCGCTGAACAGCATTATCAACCTGTCTCAGATGATTGAAGAAGGCGATGAATCCCTGAGTGCGGAGGAGCTTGCTGAATATGGGGGGATCATTCACCGCTCCGGGGAGGATCTCCTGTCGCTCATCAATGATATTCTCGATCTGTCCAAGGTAGAGGCAGGGAAGCTGGATATTATTATAGAGGATTTAAATACCAGCGAGGTCCCTGATCTGCTCGTCCAGCAGTTCGGCGTCTTAGCCAGACAGAAGCAGCTCACCTTCAGTGTGGCTCTGGACGAGGAGGTGCCTGCGGTAATCTACACGGACCCCCAGCGGGTGCAGCAGATTCTGCGCAATCTGCTCTCGAATGCGTTCAAGTTCACAATGACTGGCGGGGTCACTATGAATATCCGTGTAGTGGAACGTCAGGAGGGGGCTGCTGCACAGAAGTGGATTGCCTTTGAGGTGCAGGATACCGGGATCGGCATTCCCCCGGAGAAGCATGATCTGATCTTCGAGGCCTT
This genomic interval from Paenibacillus sp. FSL H8-0332 contains the following:
- a CDS encoding FAD-dependent oxidoreductase, with protein sequence MKKIVILGGGYGGVLTAKKLAKKFKNDKDVEIKLIDRNPYHTLLTELHEVSANRAPEDSIKIDLKKIFAGLKVDVVLDEISNIDFKNKKLKSDKATYAYDYLVIGTGSKPTFFGIPGAEENTFSFWSYDDAVVLKRQIRDMYTKAAKEKNPATRRAMLTFVIIGAGFTGVELVGEMAEQREELCKEFFIDPSEVRLVVADMAPKILPILPEKLIQKAEARLRKLKVEIVTGAKITEVGTGSVALGEKNIVDAQTIVWTAGVEGSEIVGNLDVQQQGRKRIVTNEHLESVDHKNVYVVGDNIFFIPEGEERPVPQMVENAEQAAPVIAGNITADIKGTPKKAYKPGFHGTMVSIGSRYGVANVGLPGKFFMLTGFMAMLSKHFINMFYLSQVVGFNKVWTYMMHEFFHVENRKSFVGGYFSKRSPNFWLVPLRMLLGGMWLYEGIEKIRKIWVDPNKIFLIPAAPYADATSAASVAVDAVKTTVDAQSAASAVSTAKEAVSALPVPGFIYDISNWFMDLMFYNPDGSYTFLAKWFQIGMVCAEIVFGVMLIVGLFTAISALATIGMAVMIWTTKMAATEMLWYVGAAIACIGGSGSVFGLDYYVLPWLKKQWKRIPLVRRWYLYTD
- a CDS encoding polyprenyl synthetase family protein, coding for MKLHEALNIDLNEINREIKNLVTHDKDVPKKSQLAQSILELTGSGGKRLRPLMVIVGSRFGLRPEGRRTLQLSAAAEFIHVASLIHDDIIDNAELRRGEPALHIKTGILSAVHIGNYMSARIIELLSKYTGDKDRYVHDLSSVATAQLCLGEYQQLEHAFDYNLTLEQYLEKSRNKTALLMATCLRVGALSAESSAETAQLLYDFGEALGMSFQIQDDILDFTQSADVLGKPAGSDLRHGQVTLPVLFALQDAELAPAIRRIGPGSSPADIEQVLELVKGSDALARSEAVSQDYLARAAAIVEQLSGFPAHADLTTLLQYFAGRDR
- a CDS encoding ATP-binding protein; translated protein: MEYVKIFFVNTALLITLSYLANLIYKYTVTHASEPVKRVSWVLLAVFAGWISTFFGYRLHEHVIFDLRYVPLIISTLAYPQPLVLIIIGIATGLTRLTFGVNEAALVGVLNLTILGFVCAALSVWMKRSSSSVIYKGIATILVVNVVNVLNIAVFGVIPTHDYITKILPVTFPAGLVLSALFALIIRDFHLDLMRTGQIIRANKLLSEQTEELHKNKIVLEERAKQLMLASQFKSEFLANMSHELRTPLNSIINLSQMIEEGDESLSAEELAEYGGIIHRSGEDLLSLINDILDLSKVEAGKLDIIIEDLNTSEVPDLLVQQFGVLARQKQLTFSVALDEEVPAVIYTDPQRVQQILRNLLSNAFKFTMTGGVTMNIRVVERQEGAAAQKWIAFEVQDTGIGIPPEKHDLIFEAFEQADLNVSRKYGGTGLGLSISNDLARLLGGFITLHSREGQGSIFSLHLPLHSGASV
- a CDS encoding CsbD family protein, which encodes MDNNVIKGKWLQIKGEAKKQWGKLTDDDLDIIDGEKDKLLGKLQERYGHSKDEAEAEYHKWESSHRS
- a CDS encoding FMN-binding protein, which encodes MKKASVILSSALVLGTLLAGCGNSNKAENAAATTAPVATATAATEATTAPAAETGKYQDGTYYGTVDADPETGWQTFTQLTVEGGKITKADWNAFNVKKAGDLKKKVSEDGNYGLVKIGGAKSEWHEQAALTEAYLIEKQDPAALTVNAEGKTDAISGVSVHVSDFVGAAQAALAAGPAQAGPYKDGGYTAEGEMDAKSGWKSTVALSVANGNVVAVNFSGVNAAGDDKKQYSVDGKYGMKAGGAAAEWHEEIALAEKYYLENKGTAPALDAEGKTDAISGVSIHVGEYFTLAQKALEGAK